Genomic DNA from Alicyclobacillus fastidiosus:
CTCGTCGAGGACAGAGTGTTTGATGCAGTCGTCGCGGAGCGCTACAAGAGTTACGAGACGGGCATCGGCAAAGAGATTGTCGACGGTGCCGCCACACTTCAGTCGCTGGAAGATTACATCATCGACCGCAACGTCGTCCTTCAGGCGTCCGGCCGGCAGGAGTGGCTGCTTGCAACGTTGAACCAGTACTTGCTAGAAGTATAACTCGTTTCGGCGTTTCCGTGTTAGCGCTTACGCTGTGACATGAGGAGTGTGAATCGTTCCCGTGGATCCTTTGAACCTCCCTACGTCGATGCAAGCGGCCGTCCTCACAAAGCCAATGGAGATAGTGATGAAAACCCTTCCGGTACCTCGCCCAAAGTTTCACGAGGTACTTGTCAAAGTGATGGCGGTCGGCGTTTGTGGATCCGATGTACATTATTATGAACACGGACGAATTGGCCGTTATGTCGTAGAATCCCCCATCATCCTCGGTCACGAATGCGCAGGTGTCGTCGCGGCCGTCGGTGATGCAGTAAGTCGCTTTCAACCGGGGGATCGGGTGGCGATTGAGCCGGGCGTCGCGTGCGGGAAGTGTACTGCTTGTAAACAGGGCAGATACAACTTGTGTCCGGATGTTCAGTTTTTGGCGACACCACCTGTGGACGGTGCCTTTGTACAGTACATCAGCATTCGGCAGGATAACGTCTTTGCCATTCCACCGCAGCTTTCCTTCGAAGAAGCAGCGCTGGTCGAGCCGTTTTCGGTTGGCCTACAGGCGGCCTTCCGCAGCGGAATTCAGGCGGGCGATACCATCGCGATCATGGGCATGGGGCCTGTCGGACTCATGGCGGTGGTCGCAGCAAAGGCATATGGCGCAAAGACGATCATCGTGACCGATTTGGAACCCGTGCGGTTAAATGCCGCAATGCGCCTCGGGGCGTCGTACGCCCTCAACGTCAGCAATCAGGATG
This window encodes:
- a CDS encoding NAD(P)-dependent alcohol dehydrogenase — protein: MQAAVLTKPMEIVMKTLPVPRPKFHEVLVKVMAVGVCGSDVHYYEHGRIGRYVVESPIILGHECAGVVAAVGDAVSRFQPGDRVAIEPGVACGKCTACKQGRYNLCPDVQFLATPPVDGAFVQYISIRQDNVFAIPPQLSFEEAALVEPFSVGLQAAFRSGIQAGDTIAIMGMGPVGLMAVVAAKAYGAKTIIVTDLEPVRLNAAMRLGASYALNVSNQDAVQAIHRLTDGIGVDVAWETAGNPRALQAALASVRRGGRMAIVGLPAQDDIALNVPRLVDNEVDMYGVFRYANTYPRGIEFLSSGIADVRSLITDRYSLSQAQEAMERARTNKSGSLKVMVYPNGEPV